The Nitrospirota bacterium genome includes a window with the following:
- a CDS encoding prepilin-type N-terminal cleavage/methylation domain-containing protein: MRRGEKGFTLIELVLVIVILGIVASVAIPSVKGVMDEALLDEAVQEVVNMLRYGRDLAMHNNTSRIIDFDPAQESCTLLTGYVSSGNNLLRFDNEQNPPASETWGVRNIRVSNGDTVLLADNNGYGNIPGGDTSHVDRVDYNFNGSGENIKLAYSLYDSDTAEEIAIYFNGARITDAGKGINSNWTKTRTIDLPVVVTGDASVINELDKKAASINFNTSPRLSGVDIVSALFGMGDDIIFHSDGSPSQGGTVVLLFRGRSKTITVESVTGRISVQ; this comes from the coding sequence GTGAGAAGGGGAGAAAAAGGATTCACCCTTATAGAGCTTGTCCTGGTCATAGTGATTCTTGGCATTGTAGCCAGCGTTGCAATACCATCCGTAAAGGGTGTTATGGATGAGGCGCTGCTCGATGAGGCAGTACAGGAAGTAGTCAATATGCTCAGATATGGAAGAGACCTTGCGATGCATAACAACACCTCAAGGATTATTGACTTTGATCCTGCCCAGGAGTCCTGCACCCTGTTAACAGGTTATGTCTCATCAGGGAATAATCTTCTGAGGTTCGACAATGAACAGAATCCCCCTGCGAGTGAGACGTGGGGCGTAAGAAATATAAGGGTGTCAAACGGAGACACAGTATTATTAGCAGACAATAATGGGTACGGCAATATCCCCGGAGGTGATACATCACATGTGGATCGCGTTGATTATAACTTTAATGGTTCTGGTGAGAATATTAAACTTGCCTACAGTCTGTATGATTCCGATACGGCGGAAGAAATAGCAATATATTTTAACGGCGCCAGGATTACTGACGCAGGCAAAGGAATAAACAGTAACTGGACAAAGACCAGGACGATAGACCTTCCGGTAGTGGTAACAGGGGATGCGTCTGTAATCAATGAGCTGGATAAGAAAGCCGCTTCTATCAATTTTAATACTTCTCCGAGGCTCAGTGGTGTGGATATAGTTTCGGCGCTGTTTGGAATGGGTGACGATATTATATTCCATTCCGACGGCTCACCATCTCAGGGAGGTACGGTTGTATTATTATTCAGGGGAAGGTCAAAGACCATCACTGTTGAATCAGTTACAGGCAGAATATCGGTCCAGTAA
- a CDS encoding type II secretion system protein yields the protein MFKRLSNKKGFTLVELLVVVIILAILAAVVIPQLRSSSQDAKLSALDSDLSTARSAIELYYHQHNSVYPGVIKQHKGVAHTSTEDAFAKQLIYCSDSAGNTTDTCDSTTYKFGPYLKKSVPKNPLPNSNTTEVQSTGIKVDIVTAAIGTATADDTASKGWLFVQQTGEFFANNSTYASR from the coding sequence ATGTTTAAGAGGTTGAGCAATAAAAAGGGATTTACACTGGTTGAACTGCTTGTCGTGGTAATCATACTTGCCATACTTGCTGCAGTTGTAATACCACAGCTGAGGTCATCCTCTCAGGATGCAAAGCTTTCAGCCCTTGATTCAGACCTGAGCACGGCAAGGAGCGCCATTGAGCTTTACTACCACCAGCATAACAGTGTCTACCCTGGAGTTATCAAGCAGCACAAGGGAGTAGCACATACAAGCACTGAGGATGCCTTTGCAAAACAGCTTATTTACTGCTCTGATTCAGCCGGTAATACAACCGATACTTGTGACTCAACCACGTATAAGTTCGGTCCGTATTTAAAAAAGAGTGTTCCAAAGAATCCTCTGCCGAACAGCAATACGACTGAGGTACAGTCAACAGGCATAAAGGTGGATATTGTGACAGCTGCTATTGGTACAGCAACAGCCGATGATACTGCAAGCAAAGGGTGGTTGTTTGTACAGCAGACAGGGGAGTTCTTTGCAAACAATTCAACTTATGCAAGCAGGTAG